Below is a window of Synechococcus sp. RSCCF101 DNA.
AACTACACGGTGGACGAGACCGCCGTGGGTGAAGGCGGTTCGGCCACCGAGCGCCTGCGCCTCTCCATCCAGACCAACGGTGCGCTCACGCCCGAGGAGGCGATGTCGCAGGCGGCCAACCAGCTGATCAGCCTGGTGGAGCCCCTGGCCAGCCGCTCGATGGAGGAGGATCCCGCCCTCGAACCCGAGCCCTCCGCCGAGGCCCAGATCCCGCTGGAGGAGCTCAACCTCTCGGTACGGGCCTACAACTGCCTCAAGCGGGCCCAGGTCAATTCGGTCTCCGATCTCATGGGCTTCAGCTACGAGGATCTGCTGGAGATCAAGAACTTCGGCTCCAAGTCGGCCGACGAAGTCATCGATGCGCTCGAGCGGATCGGCATCTCCCTGCCGCAGAGCCGCACCAGCGTCTGAGCCGCACCACGCCACCCCCCGCACCTTCTCGCCTCCCATCCGACCATGCGCCATCAATGCCGCGTCCCCCAGCTGGGCCGCCCAGCCGATCAGCGCCGGGCCATGCTCCGGGGTCTCACCACCCAGCTGATCCGTGAAGGCCGTGTCACCACCACCCGGGCACGGGCACGGGCCCTGCGGGATGAAGCCGAGCGCATGATCACCCTCGCCAAGGACGGCAGCCTGGCGGCCCGTCGCCGCGCCATTGGCTACATCTACGACAAGCAGCTGGTGCACGCCCTGTTCGAGAAGGCGTCCAACCGCTACGGCGACCGCTCCGGCGGCTACACCCGCATCATCCGGACCGTACGCCGGCGGGGCGACAACGCCGAGATGGCCATCATCGAGCTCGTCTGACCAGGGCCGCTCTGACCCCTTCCGGAGCCGATCGCTCGCCCCAGCGGATCGCCCTCTGCCTGCAGTACGACGGGGCCGCATTCCACGGCTGGCAGCGCCAGCCGAACGCCGACAGCGTCCAGGCCGAGCTTGAGCGGGCGATCCGGATTCTCGATGACTGCGAACCCTCGCCCACGGTGGCGGCCGGTCGCACCGATGCCGGCGTCCACGCGGCCGCACAGGTGGCTCACTTCGACACCCGCTCACCCATGGCGCCCGTCCGCTGGGCCCGGGCCCTCAACGGCGCCCTGGCTCCGACGGTGCGCGTACTGGAATCGCGGCCGGTGGCCGCCAGCTGGCATGCCTGCTTCTCGGCAAGCCACCGGCGCTACCGCTACCTGATCTTCAACGGACGCCATCCCAACCTCTTCCTGGCCCGCCAGAGCTGGCACCGCTACCGGGCTCGGCTCGACGACGGCGCCATGAGCCGGGCCCTGCGGTCGCTGCTGGGGCACCATGATTTCAGCGCCTTCCAGCGGGCCGGCAGCCACCGCTCCCACGCCCGCACCACCGTCCAGGAGGTCGCGCTCGAACGCCACGGTGACCTGATCGAACTGGAAGTGCAGGCCAGCGGATTTCTCTACGGGATGGTGCGCCTGCTGGTGGGACAACTGGTGGCCGTGGGCGAAGGGCGCATCAGCGAGGCGGTGTTCGACCGGCGCTGGCGGCAGCAACGGCGGGCGGAGGTGAAGGAGGCCGCCCCACCCCAGGGACTCTGCCTGCTGCGGGTGGGCTATCCGGAGCCCGTGTTCAGCCGATCCCTCTGCCACGACGCCCTGCCTCACATCCGACTGGCGACGTCGGACGCACCCGATCCACCCGGCCCGGGCAGCGACATGGAGCTGATGGCCGCAGGATAAGATGGAGGATTGCGACGCGCAGACGAGCCTGCGGCATCTCCGCCGGGGTCCGACCTGCAGAACCGCCTGCCGCCACGATCTGCCCCCCTTCGCGGGTGCGGTGCGGCGTCCACACGAATCCGGCCAGCCGGTGCGATGAACAAGACACCAACTCCCTCTCTCCACACCCTCGAGCGCCAGTGGTTCGTGGTCGATGCCGAGGATCAGACCCTCGGACGGCTCGCCAGTGAAGTGGCCCGGGTGCTGCGGGGCAAGAACAAGCCCACCTTCACCCCCCATCTCGACACCGGGGACTGCGTGATCATCATCAACGCCGAGAAGGTGCGTGTGAGCGGGCGCAAGGCCACCCAGAAGGTCTACCGCCGCCACTCGGGTCGCCCCGGCGGCATGAAGCAGGAGACCTTCGCCGCCCTCCAGGACCGCCTGCCGGAGCGCATCGTGGAGAAAGCCATCAAGGGCATGCTTCCCCACAACGCCCTCGGGCGCCAGATGTTTCGCAAGCTGCACGTGTACCGCGGTGGTGAGCACCCCCACACCGCCCAGAAGCCCCAGCACCTCACCTTCGCCAACACCAGCACCGCACAATGAGTTCCTCCTCCAACAGCGTCGTCTACTGGGGCACCGGCCGCCGCAAGACGGCCGTGGCTCGCGTCCGGCTGGTTCCGGGAACGGGAACGATCACCATCAACGGTCGCCCGGGCGATTCCTATCTGAACTTCAACCCCGCCTATCTCTCCGCGGTGAAGGCTCCGCTCGACACGCTCGGCCTGATCGGCGAATACGACATCCTGGTCAACGTGAAGGGCGGCGGATTGACCGGCCAGGCCGATGCGATCAAGCAGGGTGCCGCCCGCGCCCTGTGCGAGCTGTCGGCCGACAACCGCAAGCCGCTGAAGGTGGAGGGTCATCTC
It encodes the following:
- the rplQ gene encoding 50S ribosomal protein L17 gives rise to the protein MRHQCRVPQLGRPADQRRAMLRGLTTQLIREGRVTTTRARARALRDEAERMITLAKDGSLAARRRAIGYIYDKQLVHALFEKASNRYGDRSGGYTRIIRTVRRRGDNAEMAIIELV
- the truA gene encoding tRNA pseudouridine(38-40) synthase TruA — translated: MTPSGADRSPQRIALCLQYDGAAFHGWQRQPNADSVQAELERAIRILDDCEPSPTVAAGRTDAGVHAAAQVAHFDTRSPMAPVRWARALNGALAPTVRVLESRPVAASWHACFSASHRRYRYLIFNGRHPNLFLARQSWHRYRARLDDGAMSRALRSLLGHHDFSAFQRAGSHRSHARTTVQEVALERHGDLIELEVQASGFLYGMVRLLVGQLVAVGEGRISEAVFDRRWRQQRRAEVKEAAPPQGLCLLRVGYPEPVFSRSLCHDALPHIRLATSDAPDPPGPGSDMELMAAG
- the rplM gene encoding 50S ribosomal protein L13 → MNKTPTPSLHTLERQWFVVDAEDQTLGRLASEVARVLRGKNKPTFTPHLDTGDCVIIINAEKVRVSGRKATQKVYRRHSGRPGGMKQETFAALQDRLPERIVEKAIKGMLPHNALGRQMFRKLHVYRGGEHPHTAQKPQHLTFANTSTAQ
- the rpsI gene encoding 30S ribosomal protein S9 translates to MSSSSNSVVYWGTGRRKTAVARVRLVPGTGTITINGRPGDSYLNFNPAYLSAVKAPLDTLGLIGEYDILVNVKGGGLTGQADAIKQGAARALCELSADNRKPLKVEGHLSRDPRAKERRKYGLKKARKAPQFSKR